The nucleotide sequence CCGCAAGGCCATAGAGCGCGGCCTAGTGAGCAAAGAAGCAGCCCGCCACCTCGACGATGCCGCCGTGCGGGCCTTCCTGTTCGAGCCGGGCTTTTCGATGGCCAAAGAGGTAACGGAAATTTCCGGCCGGGGCGTGGGCCTCGACGTGGTAAAGCTCGCCATTGACTCGCTGGGCGGGCAGCTGCGCGTGGATTCCGTGCTGGGCAAGGGCACCACGTTTACGCTCGTGCTGCCTACGTCCATTGCCGTGAAAGGCGCGCTGCTCTTCGAGCTGGATGGCCGCAATTACGCCATTCCACTCATGCACACCGATTCCGTGGTGTCGCTGATGCCGGACGTGCTGCACGTGGTGGGCGGCGTGCTGATGGCCGAGGTGCAGGGCGAAAACGTGCCAGTGGTAAGTTTGCGCCGTCTGCTGCATAATGGCGACGGCCCGCTGCCGCCCGCCAACCGCACCGAGCTCGAAGGCCGCCAGGACATCATCATCATTGCCTACAACAACCGCAAGCTGGGCCTGATCGTTGACCGGTTTCTGCGTCAGCAGAACATCGTCATCAAGCCCATGAGCAAACCCTTGGATACCATTGAATTGTTTGGCGGCGTCACCCTGCTTGGAAGCGGGCAGGTGTGTCTGGTGCTGGACGTTCCGGCTTTAACTCGTCTGTTTATAGCCCGACGAGTCTGAAAATACGTAATGCTGACTCCGAAGCAGCCGCTCCGCGGTAAACTTTGGCCAACTGATTGAACCATATGGACTTGCACATGACAGAGATGGAGCGCGACGTCGTCCGTGAGATTCTGAACATAGGACTGGCTCGCGCCGCCGACTCCTTCGCCGTAATTGCGCAGGAGCGGGTGCTGCTGGAAGTTCCCAGCCTCGACCTGATGCCCGGCAAGGGCATGCTGGAGATGGTGCGGGAGATTCAGAAAACCAACGTGCCGATTCTGTCCGACATCCGCGGGGACTTCAACGGCACCACGCTCATGTTTTTCTCGGGGCAGCATGTGCAGCGCCTCTCCAAGGTTTGTCTGCGGATGAATACCTCCGCCTCCATCCAAATCGATGAGATGCAGGAGTCGCTGCTGCTGGAAATCAGCAACATTATCACTGGCGCCCTGGTCACGCAACTGGCCAATATTCTTAAGGCCAACATCTACGGCGCTCCGCCGTCAGCGCCGCGCGGCGACCTGGCCGACAGCCTGCAGAACCTGCTGGAAACCCAGCCGCCGGTGCAGCCCATGATTTTTTCGGTTATCACCCAGTTTTCCGACGCCGAATATTCGGTAGAACTGCCGCTGATGCTGTTTTTCGACCGGGCTACCTTTGTCAAGATCCTGGAAATCATCCGCACCTACGACTTTCTGGGCGGCACGCCGGCTTAGCTGACGACTCTCTTAAGACTTTGTAACCACTCTGTAGGGCGCTGTGCGGCGGCTCTTACGGAGTGGTTATTTATTTTTGCCCATCTTTTTCCTGTTTCCCCGATAGTATGGCCCAGCCGACTCCAACCAGTCTAGAGAAAAAACTTGCCGCCTTCGACCCTAACGCCCTCGGCGACGCGCAGGGCGGGGTGTATGGCCTGCCCTTCACCGTAGATGAAGCCCAGGTGGTGATAGTGCCTGTGCCGTGGGAAGTAACCGTTTCGTACCGGGCCGGCACCGCCGAAGGCCCCGCCGCCATCCGCGACGCTTCGCTGCAGGTGGACCTCTACGACCCGGACCTGCCCGAAGCCTGGCGCATGGGTTTGGCCATGGAAGACGACGACGAGAAAGTGGCAGCCGAAAGCCAGGAGCTGCGCCCCCGCGCCGAAGCATACATCGGCTGGCTGGAAGAAGGCGAGCCCGAGGCCGACCACGCCAAGTATTCGACAGCCCCGGCCCACATCAACCAGCGTGGCGAGGCGCTGCTGCAGTATCTCAAGCAGAAAACCGGCGCCTACCTCGACGCCGGCAAAGGCGTAGTGCTTCTCGGCGGCGACCATAGCACGCCGCTGGGCTATATGCACGCGTTGGCCGAGCGCCACGAGGAGTTTGGCATTCTGCAGATTGACGCGCACTGCGACCTGCGCCCCGCCTACGAGGGGTTTGAGTTTTCGCACGCTTCCATCATGTACAATGCCCTGAAGCTGCCGCAGGTGAAGAAGCTGGTGCAGGTAGGCATTCGCGACCTGTGCCAGCAGGAAGCCGAGATGGTGGAGCAGAGCAAGGGCCGCATCACCATGTTCCACAACCGGTTTCTGAGCGACGAGCGGTTCGCCAAGAAGTCGTGGAAGAAGGTGTGCGGCAAGATTATCGCGCAGCTGCCCCAGAAAGTGTACCTGAGCTTCGACATCGACGGCCTCGACCCCAAGCTGTGCCCCGGCACCGGCACGCCCGTGCCCGGCGGCCTGGAGTTTGAGGAGGCCCTGTACCTGATTCGGGCGGTGGTGCGCTCGGGCCGTACCATCATCGGCTGCGACCTGAACGAAGTGGGCCCCGGCGACACCGAGTGGAACGCCATTGTAGGTGCCCGTCTGCTCTACAGCATGGCCAACTGGATGGGCGTGTCGCAGGGCCGCCTGCAGGACCGGGGCGCCGATAAGTAGCCGCGGCGCCGGCCGGAGCGTGGGATAGAAGGGAAGTATAGCCCTGGTCTTATCCTTTTTGACGAGGGTACGTACACCGACCAGATTTTCTCTCCTTCACTTCCCTAACTCCACACTTTTCCATGGTAGGTTTCATTCTCAAATTCCTGCTCACGGCCGTTATCACGTACGTGCTGGCCAACTTCCTGCCCGGCGCCCACATTGCCGGCTTCGGCGACGCCATTTTGCTGGTGATTGTGCTGGCCGTGCTCAACGCCGTGCTCAAGCCCATTCTCAAGCTGCTCGGCTTCCCGATTACGGTGCTCACGCTGGGCCTGTTCCTGCTGGTTATCAACGCGGCTATCGTCATGATTGCCGACGCCATGCTTTCGGGCTTCTCGGTGGACAATTTCCTGTACGCGCTACTCTTTAGCGTGGTGCTGTCCGTCGTGACGTCCATCGTGGACATGGTGGTAGACTAACGTCCGGCGCCTGTTAGCGTAGACAACCCCGGCTGCCTGTGCAGCCGGGGTTTTTTATGCCTCACCCTCATGCATAACCTTGATTGGTATGACCACTACCTTACCTACCGACGTGCGCCGGACGCTGGCGGCAGAAACTGCGCCGGCCGCTGCCCTCACGCAGGTGCTGGAGCTAGTCGGGCAGGCGCTGGCCGCCGACCGCTGCTTTCTGTACGTGCGCGACCCGGCAGCGGGCCGCGGCCGTATTGCGCTCTGCTGGCGCCGCCACACCGACATCCCGAACCCCATCCACGACTGGCAGGACGATACCACCGCCCTGCCGCAGGAAGACCCGCTGTTTCGGGCGGCGCTGGCGGCCAAGCCCTCCGTGTTTGTGGAAGACGTGGAAACCGCGCCACCCACGGTACTCAACCGCGCCTTCGAGCACAAAACCTTCGGCCACCGGGCCCTCATTCACGCCCACATCACCGAGCACGGCCAGCTGTGGGGCATCCTGCAGCCCTGCCTGTTTGGGCAGCCCCGCGCCTGGACCGCCGATGAGCGTGCTGCCATTGAAAGCATCCTGCCGCTGCTGGTGGCGCCCATCAAGGCCTATATGCAGACCGTGACGACGATCTGAGGCCCGCCGCCGAGCAGCCCAACGGTCAGGCTGCCCGGCGACGGCGCCGCCACCAGAAGCGCAGCATTGCCACGGCCAGCCCCAGCAGCGCAACCAGCGGCCAGTTGGCTACCACGCCCAGCACTAGGTTGGTGAGCAGCTGCCAGCCGCTGTAGAAGGATTCCAGCAGCCGGCTGCCAAACGACAGCACTGGCTGGTCGGGGGTGGGGCGCGCCAGTTCCTGGTAGTAGTTCAGCGTGATGGTGGAGTAGGCCACCTCGTTGTCGAGGGTGCGCAGGCGGCTTTCGGTGGCCTCAATGTCCTCCCTGATTTCGCCCATGTTCTCCTCTATCTCCAGAATGTCCGCCACTTTGCGCGCTTGGCCCAGCAGGGCTAGGTAGCGTTGCTCGAGTGCCCGCTTGGAGCGCAGCCGCGCCGATATGTCGGCGTGCTGGGTGGTTACGTCGTCGGTGCTGAGCTCTTTGTGGCGGAGGGTGCCCAGGCGGTTGAGGCCGCCGAGCAGGGCCTCGAAGCGGGCCGGCGCTACCCGGAGCTTCACGTGGTGCCGCCACTGTTCGTCTTCGCGGGTTTCCGATATTTCCTCCGCGTAGGCCCCAAATGCGCGGATGAGGCTGTCCACCTGCTGGTTGGCTGCTGGCAGGTCGGCTACTTTGATCTGGACTTCAGCATGGTATACCAGTTTGCGGGTGGCCGCCGGCTTGGCCTCATTGGTAGCAGGTGCGCCCAGGCCGGGCGGTGGTGGAACGGGTGCTTCGGGCGCTATTGCCAGCTTATCCACCGACTCCTCGTACTCAGCAGAGGAAGGAGACATCATCACGGCGGGCCGCGCTTCGCCGGCGGCTTCCACTTCTCCGGCCGGTTCGGCGGGGTGGTCGGCGCAAGACGTTGCAAGCAATACAAACAGCAGCTGGGCAAGTGGCCTGATACGCATAGCACGGAATGGAATAAATGAAACAATCAACCTGCCCGCTGCCACTCCCAACCATTCATCCGGCAAACGCTGCCGCCAACTGAAACAGTATAGCCGCTTTCAAATACAGCTGAGCCAGCCAGCTGAAACGCGAAATGCCCGGCTGCCAAAGCGGCAACCGGGCATTTGTGTGTAGGAAAATCAAACAGCCTACAGGCGGCGAATCTTGGCGCCGAGGGCGGTGAGGCGCTGGTCGATGTACTGGTAGCCGCGGTCAATCTGCTCCACGTTCTCAATCACGCTGCGGCCTTCGGCAGAGAGGGCCGCAATCAGCAAAGCCACGCCGGCCCGGATGTCGGGGGAGGTCATGCTGATGCCGCGCAGTTTCTGGCGCTGGTCGAGGCCGATGACGGTGGCGCGGTGCGGGTCGCAGAGAATCACCTGCGCGCCCATGTCGATGAGCTTGTCAACGAAGAACAGGCGCGACTCGAACATCTTCTGGTGAATAAGCACCGTGCCTTTGGCCTGGGTGGCCACCACCAGCACAATGCTGAGCAGGTCGGGCGTGAAGCCGGGCCAGGTGTGGTCGGAAACCGTCAGGATGGAGCCGTCGAGGTAGGTGGCAATTTCGTAGTGGTCCTGGGCCGGAATGTGGATGTCGTCGCCGCGGAACTCCAGCTTGATGCCCAGCTTGCGGAACGTGTCGGGGATGATGCCCAGCTCCGGAATCTGGCAGTCCTTGATGGTGATTTCCGAGCCCGTCATGGCCGCCAGACCAATGAAGGAGCCGATTTCAATCATGTCGGGCAGCATGCGGTGCTCGGTGCCGCCGAGGCTTTGCACGCCCTCAATGGTGAGCAGGTTGGAGCCGATGCCGTTGATTTTCGCGCCCATGCGCACCAGCATCTTGCACAGCTGCTGCAGATACGGCTCGCAGGCGGCGTTGTAGATGGTGGTAGTGCCCTGGGCCAGCGCGGCGGCCATCAGAATATTGGCGGTGCCCGTTACGGAAGCCTCGTCCAGCATCATGTAGGCGCCGGTCAGGCCGTTTTCGGCCTTGATGCGGTAGAAGTCGGTGCCTTCCAGCGTGAGCTTGCCGCCGAGCTTCTCCAGGCCCAAAAAGTGTGTATCCATCGGCCGCCGGCCGATTTTGTCGCCGCCGGGCTTGGGCAGCTGGCACTTGCCGAAGCGGGCCAGCATCGGGCCCAGAATCATCACCGAGCCGCGCAGCGCGCCAGCCTGAGCAATGAACTCGGGCGTATCGAGGTAGTCGAGGTTGACGGCGTCGGCCTGAAACCGGTAGGTGTCGGAGGCCAGCTTGCCCACCTTCACGCCCATGTCGCGCAGCAGCTCAATCAGCTTGTTAACGTCGCGGATGTCGGGGATGTTGGAAATCGTGACGGGCTCTGGCGTGAGCAGCACGGCGCAGAGGATTTGCAGGGCCTCGTTTTTTGCGCCCTGCGGCACGATTTCACCCTTCAGCGGATGCCCGCCAATTACTTCAAATGAAGCCATGTGTTATTGAGCTACCAGCCGTAAGCTACAGGCGGCAAGCTGATTGAAATGGTTGGAATAAAGAGAAGCAAGCGGGTAGCTTGCGGCAGAGGTGTGCTTACTGCGGAGGCTGCTGTGGTTCCTGGCGGCCCTTTTTGCCGCCCCGGCGCTGCTTGTCGCGGCGGTTGCCGTTGCCACCACCGTTGCCGCTGCGGCGACCTTCGCGCTCCTGGCGCGGCTGGGGCACAATGAACGGAGCCGGACGACCACCGGCAACGGCCGGAGCGGCGGCCATTTCAAACAGGCTCTGTGCTTCCACGGTGGCCGGGTCCAGGGTGAGCTGGCCGCCGGACAAGTCCTTCAGGTGCTTCAGGATCGTGACGTCCTTGGCGTTTTCCTTGTTGTGCGAGCGGTACAGGAACTTCATCGTGCGGCCGATGGTGATGGTGGCCTGCTCGCGTTCCGTGGGGTCTTCCAGCGTGAGGGCTTTCTCCACCATCAGCTCCACACCGCGGCCGTAGGCGCGCAGCTTGAGGTTTTTCTCGGGGTAGGCGAGGGGCTTGGGCTGCTGATGCAGCTCTTTCAGGCCTTTCAGTTGGAAGGGCGCGTCAATATCCAGGTCTTCATCGGCCATCTCGTAGAGGTGGTTCCAGACTTTCTCCTGGGAGTTGGGCTGGTCGCGCAGGCTGGGCTGCAGCCGGAAAATCAGCTGCACGATCTGCGTGGCGCGGCGCGTGCGCTCGGCCTTGTCTTCCACTTCGCGCAGGCCCTGAATGAGCTGAAAAGTGGTTTGGCCGTACTCGCGCTGGAGCAGCTCGTGTTTATGTAAGATGGGAAGGGGCATTCTAAGAAAATAAGCGCCGGCGCAGGCCAGCGGCAGTGCAAAAATAGGAGGCTGTTGTTCCGGATTGTACCAGCAAAGCAGCGTTAGCCGGTGGGTAGGCGCGCCTGGCGGCGGCGTGCGGCCCGGAACAACGGTTAGCCCAGCACGCGCAATTTCGCAAAACTCAGCAATAACGTCTTCTCGCCGACCTCGTCGAAGTTGATAATGGCTTTGGTGGTGCCCTGCACGGTTTCCAGCTTGGTTACCTGGCCAAAGCCGAACTTGGGATGCTCGACGCGCTGGCCGGTTTGCAGGTTGCTGGTGTCGGAAGGTACGAAATCGGCCGGTGCCACGTACTTGGTGGCAGCTGTCTTACGCGGCGCGGGCGGAATCAGGTTCGAGCGGCGCTCAAACACGTGCCCGAACGGCGACTCGCCCGGCCCGGCGCGGTCGGGCCCGGGGCCGGCCGAATACTTGAAGTCGACGAATTTTGGGTCGATTTCGTCGAGGAAGCGGCTTTTCTCGCAGCTGCGCAGGTTGCCCCACTGGTAGCGGGAGGTGGCGTAGCTCAGGGTCAGCTTTTTCTCGGCCCGGGTGATGGCCACGTAGAACAGGCGGCGCTCCTCTTCCAGATCGGCCTTGGAGGTAATCATCATCTGGCTCGGGAACAGGTTTTCCTCCATGCCCACGATATAGACGTTGCGGAATTCCAGGCCCTTGGCCGAGTGAATGGTCATCATGGTCACCTGCTCGCCCTCGGCCTGGGCGTCCTTGGTGTCGGCGTCGGTCACCAGGGCAATGTCCTGCAGGAAGGCGCCCAGCGTTTTTTCCTCGCGCTCGGGGTCTTCCACGAAAGCCTTCACGCCGTTCAATAGTTCCTGGATGTTCTCGTAGCGGCTCAGGCCCTCGATGCTCTTATCGGCGTAGAGCTCCTCAATCATGCCCGAGTTCTTGGCAATGAACTTGGCCGCCTCGAAGGCATCGTCCTTGGCCGCAATGGCCGTGTACGCCTTAATTTTCTCGGCGAAGTCCACAATCGGGTTGGCGGCACGGGCCGGCAGAAACTGGTCGGCGTTGGCCACCACTTCCCAGATGGTGTGGTTGCTTTCCTCGGCCGCGCTGAGCAGCTTGGCAATGGTGGTGTCGCCGATGCCGCGCTTGGGGTAGTTGATGACGCGGCGCAACGCCTGCTCGTCGTTGGGGTTCACCGTAAGGCGCAGGTAAGCCACCAAATCCTTGATTTCTTTGCGCTGGTAGAAGCTCAGGCCGCCTACAATCTTGTACTTGATGTTGAGCTTGCGCAACGATTCCTCCATGGCCCGGCTCTGGGCGTTGGTGCGGTACAGGATGGCAAAGTCGTCGTACGACAGATGCTGGTTCATCTTGTCCTCGTAGATGCTCTGGGCCACCAGCTTACCCTCCTCGTTGTCGGAGGCAGCCTTCAGTACCTCAATCAGCGGGCCTTCCTCATTGTCCGAGAAAACGTCCTTGCGCAGCTGGGCCTGGTTGTTCTTGATAACCGAGTTGGCCGCCCACACGATGTTCTTGGTAGAGCGGTAGTTCTGCTCCAGCTTGAACACCTGCAGTTCGGGGTAATCTTTCTCGAAGTTGAGGATGTTCTGAATATCAGCGCCCCGGAAGGCGTAGATGCTCTGCGCGTCGTCGCCCACCACGCAGATGTTGCGCTCCTTGGCGGCCAGCTTGCGCGCAATCAGATACTGGGAGTAGTTGGTGTCCTGGTACTCGTCCACCATCACGTACCGGAACATGTTCTGGTACTTGTTCAGCACGTCGGGGTGGTCCTTGAACAGCACGTTGGTCTGGTAAAGCAGATCGTCGAAGTCCATGGCCCCGGCCTTGAAGCAGCGGGCGGCATACTGCTGGTAGATGGCGCCCAGCTTGGGCCGCAGCGCCGCCTCGTCGTCCTGCCGGATTACGGGGTCGTTGACGTACTGCTGCACCGAAATTAGCTTGTTCTTGGCCGACGAAATCCGGCTCAGCACCATGTTCGGCTTGTAGAGCTTGTCGTCGAGCTCCATTTCCTTCAGGATCTGGCCGATGAGGGTTTTGCTGTCCTGCGTGTCGTAGATGGTGAAGGAGCGGGGGTAGCCCATCTTGTCGGCCTCGGAGCGCAGAATACGCGCGAAAATGCTGTGGAAGGTGCCCATCCACAGGTTTTTGGCCTCGGGGCCCACCACCTTCTCAATGCGGGCGCGCATCTCCTTGGCGGCCTTGTTGGTGAAGGTGAGGGCCAGCACGTTGAACGGATTGACGCCCTGCTCCAGCAGGTTGGCAATGCGGTAGGTCAGCACCCGGGTTTTGCCCGAGCCCGCGCCGGCTATAATCATGCAGGGGCCTTCAATCTGCATGACGGCGGCGGCCTGCGAGGGGTTCAGTAAGGAATGATAATCGAGTCCCATGCGGTGTTGGCTAAGCATATTGGCTTGTTAGCAAAGGTACGGCATTGCAGCCGGGCCACGAAACAGGGTTATCTTTGTGTTTCCGATTTCCTGCCGTGGGCCCCGGCGGTTTTGCCGCCGACTGTTCTCCGGCACACTGCAAAACCGTCGGCAGGCGCTGCGGAACCCTACTACCATGATTCAGATCCAGAACACCCTGATTTCCGACGACGTTCGGGATAATTTCTTCGTCTGCAACCTCGAAGCCTGCAAGGGCGCCTGCTGCGTGGAAGGCGACCTGGGCGCGCCGCTCGAAGACGCCGAGCTGGCCATCCTGGAGCAGGAGTACGCCGCCATCAAGCCCTTCCTCACCGAGGCCGGCCAGCAGGCCATCGAGGCCCAGGGCCTCTACATCAAAGACTGGGAAGGCGACTACAGCACCACCACCATCAACGACCGGGAGTGCGCCTACGCCCTCTATGACGAACGGGGCATCCTAAAGTGCGGCATCGAGCAGGCCTACCTAGCTGGCGCCACCAGCTTCAAGAAGCCCATCAGCTGCCACCTATACCCCATCCGCATCACCAAGTACGACGGCTTCGAGGCCCTCAACTACGACCGGTGGAGCATCTGCTCGCCCGCCTGCAGCTTCGGCGCCAACCTGGGCGTGCGCGTTTATCAGTTCCTGAAAGAGCCCTTGATCCGCAAGTACGGCGAGGACTGGTACGGCGAGCTGGTGCACGAAATCGAGCACGGCAACCCTGCCGAATAAGCAAAAAAGACCGGCTATACAGCCGGCCTTTTCTTTTACATGCTTTTCAGGTTACTAAAACCAGCTTACTGCCACGTTTCGGTGCGCGTCTGGCTGGTGCCGGTGGGCGTGAAGGTGCGGTTGGCGCCGCCTTCATAGAGCACGTTGCCGGCGGCATCCTTGCGGATGTACTTGTACTGCACGCTGGTGCCGCTGGTCAGGTTGATGGTGCCTTTCCACACGGGGAAGGAGGCGCCGCTCAGCTTGATGGCGTTGGCCGTGTTCCAGGCGCCGAGCTGGGCGGTGCTGCCCAGCACGTACACATCCTGCCCCGATACGGTGCCGCTATACGTCACGTTAAACGAAACAGCCGTGGTAGTGGTGGATGGAGGCGT is from Hymenobacter yonginensis and encodes:
- a CDS encoding GAF domain-containing protein, which gives rise to MTTTLPTDVRRTLAAETAPAAALTQVLELVGQALAADRCFLYVRDPAAGRGRIALCWRRHTDIPNPIHDWQDDTTALPQEDPLFRAALAAKPSVFVEDVETAPPTVLNRAFEHKTFGHRALIHAHITEHGQLWGILQPCLFGQPRAWTADERAAIESILPLLVAPIKAYMQTVTTI
- a CDS encoding chemotaxis protein CheC — encoded protein: MDLHMTEMERDVVREILNIGLARAADSFAVIAQERVLLEVPSLDLMPGKGMLEMVREIQKTNVPILSDIRGDFNGTTLMFFSGQHVQRLSKVCLRMNTSASIQIDEMQESLLLEISNIITGALVTQLANILKANIYGAPPSAPRGDLADSLQNLLETQPPVQPMIFSVITQFSDAEYSVELPLMLFFDRATFVKILEIIRTYDFLGGTPA
- a CDS encoding phage holin family protein, yielding MVGFILKFLLTAVITYVLANFLPGAHIAGFGDAILLVIVLAVLNAVLKPILKLLGFPITVLTLGLFLLVINAAIVMIADAMLSGFSVDNFLYALLFSVVLSVVTSIVDMVVD
- the murA gene encoding UDP-N-acetylglucosamine 1-carboxyvinyltransferase, whose translation is MASFEVIGGHPLKGEIVPQGAKNEALQILCAVLLTPEPVTISNIPDIRDVNKLIELLRDMGVKVGKLASDTYRFQADAVNLDYLDTPEFIAQAGALRGSVMILGPMLARFGKCQLPKPGGDKIGRRPMDTHFLGLEKLGGKLTLEGTDFYRIKAENGLTGAYMMLDEASVTGTANILMAAALAQGTTTIYNAACEPYLQQLCKMLVRMGAKINGIGSNLLTIEGVQSLGGTEHRMLPDMIEIGSFIGLAAMTGSEITIKDCQIPELGIIPDTFRKLGIKLEFRGDDIHIPAQDHYEIATYLDGSILTVSDHTWPGFTPDLLSIVLVVATQAKGTVLIHQKMFESRLFFVDKLIDMGAQVILCDPHRATVIGLDQRQKLRGISMTSPDIRAGVALLIAALSAEGRSVIENVEQIDRGYQYIDQRLTALGAKIRRL
- a CDS encoding agmatinase family protein, which gives rise to MAQPTPTSLEKKLAAFDPNALGDAQGGVYGLPFTVDEAQVVIVPVPWEVTVSYRAGTAEGPAAIRDASLQVDLYDPDLPEAWRMGLAMEDDDEKVAAESQELRPRAEAYIGWLEEGEPEADHAKYSTAPAHINQRGEALLQYLKQKTGAYLDAGKGVVLLGGDHSTPLGYMHALAERHEEFGILQIDAHCDLRPAYEGFEFSHASIMYNALKLPQVKKLVQVGIRDLCQQEAEMVEQSKGRITMFHNRFLSDERFAKKSWKKVCGKIIAQLPQKVYLSFDIDGLDPKLCPGTGTPVPGGLEFEEALYLIRAVVRSGRTIIGCDLNEVGPGDTEWNAIVGARLLYSMANWMGVSQGRLQDRGADK
- a CDS encoding DUF4349 domain-containing protein — its product is MLATSCADHPAEPAGEVEAAGEARPAVMMSPSSAEYEESVDKLAIAPEAPVPPPPGLGAPATNEAKPAATRKLVYHAEVQIKVADLPAANQQVDSLIRAFGAYAEEISETREDEQWRHHVKLRVAPARFEALLGGLNRLGTLRHKELSTDDVTTQHADISARLRSKRALEQRYLALLGQARKVADILEIEENMGEIREDIEATESRLRTLDNEVAYSTITLNYYQELARPTPDQPVLSFGSRLLESFYSGWQLLTNLVLGVVANWPLVALLGLAVAMLRFWWRRRRRAA
- a CDS encoding DUF3109 family protein, with amino-acid sequence MIQIQNTLISDDVRDNFFVCNLEACKGACCVEGDLGAPLEDAELAILEQEYAAIKPFLTEAGQQAIEAQGLYIKDWEGDYSTTTINDRECAYALYDERGILKCGIEQAYLAGATSFKKPISCHLYPIRITKYDGFEALNYDRWSICSPACSFGANLGVRVYQFLKEPLIRKYGEDWYGELVHEIEHGNPAE
- a CDS encoding DUF4290 domain-containing protein, coding for MPLPILHKHELLQREYGQTTFQLIQGLREVEDKAERTRRATQIVQLIFRLQPSLRDQPNSQEKVWNHLYEMADEDLDIDAPFQLKGLKELHQQPKPLAYPEKNLKLRAYGRGVELMVEKALTLEDPTEREQATITIGRTMKFLYRSHNKENAKDVTILKHLKDLSGGQLTLDPATVEAQSLFEMAAAPAVAGGRPAPFIVPQPRQEREGRRSGNGGGNGNRRDKQRRGGKKGRQEPQQPPQ
- a CDS encoding ATP-dependent helicase, with the translated sequence MLSQHRMGLDYHSLLNPSQAAAVMQIEGPCMIIAGAGSGKTRVLTYRIANLLEQGVNPFNVLALTFTNKAAKEMRARIEKVVGPEAKNLWMGTFHSIFARILRSEADKMGYPRSFTIYDTQDSKTLIGQILKEMELDDKLYKPNMVLSRISSAKNKLISVQQYVNDPVIRQDDEAALRPKLGAIYQQYAARCFKAGAMDFDDLLYQTNVLFKDHPDVLNKYQNMFRYVMVDEYQDTNYSQYLIARKLAAKERNICVVGDDAQSIYAFRGADIQNILNFEKDYPELQVFKLEQNYRSTKNIVWAANSVIKNNQAQLRKDVFSDNEEGPLIEVLKAASDNEEGKLVAQSIYEDKMNQHLSYDDFAILYRTNAQSRAMEESLRKLNIKYKIVGGLSFYQRKEIKDLVAYLRLTVNPNDEQALRRVINYPKRGIGDTTIAKLLSAAEESNHTIWEVVANADQFLPARAANPIVDFAEKIKAYTAIAAKDDAFEAAKFIAKNSGMIEELYADKSIEGLSRYENIQELLNGVKAFVEDPEREEKTLGAFLQDIALVTDADTKDAQAEGEQVTMMTIHSAKGLEFRNVYIVGMEENLFPSQMMITSKADLEEERRLFYVAITRAEKKLTLSYATSRYQWGNLRSCEKSRFLDEIDPKFVDFKYSAGPGPDRAGPGESPFGHVFERRSNLIPPAPRKTAATKYVAPADFVPSDTSNLQTGQRVEHPKFGFGQVTKLETVQGTTKAIINFDEVGEKTLLLSFAKLRVLG